The Henckelia pumila isolate YLH828 chromosome 2, ASM3356847v2, whole genome shotgun sequence genome includes a window with the following:
- the LOC140883381 gene encoding small ribosomal subunit protein cS22-like, whose protein sequence is MATVAPSSSLLSSTFLQNPTKPFKSHLPKLSFQLPRHQFLPLKELTHLSNPTRLCAVVAQVSTAEPSSEAARRLYVGNIPRNVTTDEIRIIVEEHGAVERAEVMYDKYSGRSRRFAFVTMKSAEEATAAVEKLNGTEIGGRTIKVNITEKPLASSDASFLQVEDSKFIDSPYKVYVGNLAKSVTTETLKNFFSEKGKVLSAKVSRLPGTSKSSGYGFVSFSSEEDVETAISVLNNTVLEGQKIRVNKA, encoded by the exons ATGGCGACTGTTGCACCGTCTTCATCTCTACTATCTTCCACTTTCCTGCAAAACCCCACGAAACCCTTCAAATCCCATCTCCCAAAGCTCAGTTTCCAGCTTCCCAGACACCAATTTCTACCTCTGAAAGAGCTCACCCACCTTTCAAATCCCACAAGGCTTTGTGCGGTTGTCGCCCAAGTTTCTACCGCGGAGCCGTCGTCTGAGGCTGCCAGAAGATTGTACGTCGGCAACATTCCGCGTAATGTTACCACTGATGAGATCCGCATAATTGTTGAAGAGCATGGTGCCGTTGAGAGAGCTGag GTCATGTATGATAAGTACTCAGGAAGGAGCCGAAGATTTGCATTTGTTACTATGAAGTCAGCAGAGGAGGCAACTGCTGCTGTTGAAAAGCTTAACGGGACG GAAATTGGAGGACGAACAATCAAAGTTAACATAACAGAAAAACCGTTGGCATCGTCAGATGCATCTTTTCTTCAAGTGGAAGATTCTAAATTCATTGACAGTCCCTACAAAGTTTATGTGGGCAATCTTGCAAAGAGTGTAACTACAGAAACACTGAAAAACTTTTTCTCAGAAAAGGGGAAAGTTCTCAGTGCAAAGGTATCCCGACTTCCAGGGACCTCAAAATCCAGTGGATATGGCTTTGTTTCCTTCTCTTCAGAGGAGGATGTGGAAACTGCCATATCAGTTCTAAATAATACG GTTCTCGAGGGACAGAAGATTCGGGTTAATAAAGCATAG